ATAAACTGGCCGGTACGGCGCAGACAAAAGAAGTCTCTCCCGCTCAATATCTCCAGCGACGGAGCAAAAAGCTGACAACAAAAAACGAGAATGATGCTTTTGGCTAACACAACAAAACCAAGAGATTGTGGTTGCCAGAATCTCTTGGGCTGAGAATCGCTGCGGTCCACAAAAACCAATAGTAAAAGTAGTCCATAACTGAGCAAAACGATGGGCAGAGCAGGTCTGGCTACAACAATAGTGGACAGAGGCAAGGAGGCAAGCCGCTCAACCACAAAAAGCAAAAGCTGAATCAATGGCGCAGCGATAAGACAGATCCAACTTGCAGGCAAAAGTAGTAAACGAGTGAGCGCGGCAAGCGGAGCCACTAAAGGACTGGCACCAAGAGTACTAGTGGAGAAAAAACTGACAATCGTATAGGGACTGACAAGCAATGTGGCAATAAAACCAAGCACCGTCACTGGTGCCACCAGTGGCTCAGCAAGAGTATTAGCGAGCAAAAAGACGGTGCTAAGTTGACCAAAATAATAAAGCTGCAAGGGCAGCACGGCGCACTGCGCTGCTAACACAATAGCAATGATACTGACCAGGCCCCTGCCCAATTTACCAGGGAGTGGCAAGATTAGTTTGAGACTGGCATCAATCAATGGATAGAGACAGAGCACACCAAATGTGGCCGCATATGAAAGCTGCAAACCAATATCAAAAACGCTGACGGGACTGAGCCATATAGAGAGCAAAAGTGCCATTGCCAGCGCCCTTACGGCTGTAATCTGACGGAAGATGCAGCGTGCAAACAAGGCGATCAAACACATCACAGTGGCGCGAAATACTGATGGACTGGAGCCAGCCAGTAAACTAAAGCCCAAAACAGAAAAGACACAAACGGCTAGCTCGATGTGTTTGAAGCCATTTACGCCACAAAATAAAGGGGCTCGTAGTTTTTGCAAACGACCAGAAAGCGCCAGTATAAAACCGAGGATAATAGTGAGGTTCATGCCGGAAGCGGCCAATAGATGACTTAATCCAACTTTGTTAAAACTCAGCTTGAGGGCGCTTGCGAGAGCTACAGCGCGGTCGCCCATGACCATAGAGGCAATCAACTGAGCAGCCGTATCGCTAAGATTACACTTAAAAAAAGACAGCAAATACTTGCGCCAGAAGTCGACTATCTGCAAACAAAATCCAGACCAGTCAGAGAAATTGCTATGACTTTGTAGTGCTAACTGACTGTGCCTATCTGGATAGGCGCGCGATAGCTGAAAGTAGACGCCACGACTGGCGAGATAAGAAGATGGCTTACCCTGAAAGCTAAAGCATTGGTCGGTTGGCCGGCTGAATACACCACGCACGGTGATCGTCTGACCGAGACAAGAGTTGCTACTGAGAGAGCCCTCATTCAAAATACCAGGAGCAAGCATGACGGGCACTAAAGAGGCTATTTTGAAAGATTTGGTATCGGACTCTAATATGACCGCATCGCTTATGGTAAGACGGTCCTGACTGGCGTCAATACAACTGATGCGACCACTCATGGTGACATGCTCTCCGAGCAGGTAGTCTAGCTGGTGTTGCGTTAACTCGGCTTGCCTCAAACCTGTCATCAAAAATGCGATGGTTACAAAGGTCACACCAGCTAGCTTGCTAGCAAGTCTGGCACGCAAAAGAGTCTGCAAGAGCCAGATAAAGATGGCAAGCAATGCCAGCAAAACAAAATTAGCGAGGATCTCCTCTCGCCATAGACTGGCAGCCAGAGCCCCTAACAGGGCTGAGAATGCCGACCAGATCAAAACCACATCAGAGCCACCAGGTGCACTTGAAATAATAAATCCAGTACTGCGCTCCAGACTATTATTTGCACTTGTAGCAAAATCAACAATGCTCAGCTGATCCGCCTGGTGAGCGGATGTAAGCTTACTCATGAGAAGACCTCCGGCACAAAAGCATGCCTATCAGAAACTACACAAGCCATTTATAGCTTTGCAGTTTAAGACGTCCTATTCTCAAGAATAGTTCAATGCACTATCTCAAAATCCAACTCTCTTACTTACCGCGTTGCAGTCCATTGTCGACGTTAAGCGGATTGAGGTGCGGATTGCCATAGTTGGCTCGGATGGTGGGATCAACCCTATCGGTCAGCTCATTAAACTGTTGTCTGAGCTGCTGCAAATCTGGGTTATTGGGGTCACCAAAGCGCTCAGCCATCATAATGGCGCCCTGGGCACCGTTAAAGCTCTTACGTCTATTGCCTGGCAAAAGATCGATAGGATTGTTAGCGGCGTTATATAAAAGGTCTTTTGCTCCAGTGCCATCATCACCATGATCCAGTTTGTTTTTAGCCATAGCTAGATAGGCTACAGCCTGATCACGGTATAGTTTTGCCAACATTTGCTGACAATCAACTTTCTCGGCATTAGCTAGTTCTGCCATTCTGGTATTACCGTCTGTTGTGAATTTATCGCCAAGGTCACGCGCCTTCTTGCCCTTTTCGGCATATTGCAAGACCATGCGATCTGATTCAAAAACAATCGATTTTAATATCTTTTCGGTATCTGCACCGGCATATTTAGCCAGATCTTTGACCGCGCCAGGGATATCATGCTTACCTTCAAATATTTCGGTGAGCTTCTTACGCGTTTCAGCATTGTAATCTTTGAGTGCTTTCAGCTCTTCTTCTTTAGGCTGTGTACCTTCCACAAGTGCTGGCGGATGTGAGCTATCTTTGTTGTATTCGATAATGCCTCGGGTGAATTCGTGGGCACCATTTATTGAAGTGGTAGAACGAATATAAAGATCTGCTGCCCGACCATTCAAGTCCAAGTTATAGCCAGGCAAGATGTAGTTAAAAGTGTGGTTTTCGAGAACCTGAGTGCCCTTGCCCACTTCAGCATCACCCATAGAACGGCGCATCACACCGTCCTGTCGATAAGCCAGGAGCTTTTGCTCTTGAGTCATTTGAGGACTGCCATCAGGTTTTTTGAGATTCCAGGCAGCTCTCATCTGAGCATCACTGGCCATAACCAGACGCATTAGATAATCGGTCTTTTTACCGAGATCTGTATAACTATTGGTCATGCGATCAAGCGAACTGGCAGAACGCTCTCTAGCATCGACAACAGTGCGCTCCTTGGTGTCATAATAAGTATCTTTAAAACCGGTGGTATTATCCCCAATGGCATGAATACCCTTGGCTAAACCAACGCCAAGGCCAACAACGCCCAATCTAAGCGGTGCACTGGGTATACGCGAAGCCAGCGCGATAGAAGTACCGAGCAAACCAGCATCCACCCAGTCAGTGTTACCGGTGGGAGCATTCCAGGCTTCAGGAGCGGCACCAAAAACTTTATCCACAGCGCGAGATGCAACTAGCGAACCAGCCAGTGCAACCCCTTTGCCCATTGTAGTTTTGGAAGCAACAAGAGCCATCGGTCCAAGCAACTGTTCAGTGTTCCAGGATTCTTGTGCCTTACCACCAGTTGCTTCGTTTAGGGAGCGGTCAGCCAGGATAGCACCATAAGACATTGCCGCACCAAACAATCCCGTGCGCATCGAAGATGCAACACCCATTGGCTCTGCAATCTTACGACCAGCAATAGCCTGGGCACGAGAGGTCTCGGCTGCAGAAAATCTTACCAGTTCATCTGCTTCTGTCTTACTCCAGAGTCCGTTAAT
This DNA window, taken from Candidatus Obscuribacter sp., encodes the following:
- a CDS encoding ComEC/Rec2 family competence protein, with amino-acid sequence MSKLTSAHQADQLSIVDFATSANNSLERSTGFIISSAPGGSDVVLIWSAFSALLGALAASLWREEILANFVLLALLAIFIWLLQTLLRARLASKLAGVTFVTIAFLMTGLRQAELTQHQLDYLLGEHVTMSGRISCIDASQDRLTISDAVILESDTKSFKIASLVPVMLAPGILNEGSLSSNSCLGQTITVRGVFSRPTDQCFSFQGKPSSYLASRGVYFQLSRAYPDRHSQLALQSHSNFSDWSGFCLQIVDFWRKYLLSFFKCNLSDTAAQLIASMVMGDRAVALASALKLSFNKVGLSHLLAASGMNLTIILGFILALSGRLQKLRAPLFCGVNGFKHIELAVCVFSVLGFSLLAGSSPSVFRATVMCLIALFARCIFRQITAVRALAMALLLSIWLSPVSVFDIGLQLSYAATFGVLCLYPLIDASLKLILPLPGKLGRGLVSIIAIVLAAQCAVLPLQLYYFGQLSTVFLLANTLAEPLVAPVTVLGFIATLLVSPYTIVSFFSTSTLGASPLVAPLAALTRLLLLPASWICLIAAPLIQLLLFVVERLASLPLSTIVVARPALPIVLLSYGLLLLLVFVDRSDSQPKRFWQPQSLGFVVLAKSIILVFCCQLFAPSLEILSGRDFFCLRRTGQFILLKQSASKRTSGSGDNIFDPTLRAYLRSRSEPLRNLTDLSHYSDQLVDYRWEHAEGAEQLLLLLKKDNLNLIASRQGRAPYAISCQSLAGTVVTPVRFRASPSSDFIAVTGDLAFSRCLPYLDWALPLYPTLSCRVEQIASRYLLSFAL